TTTGGTTGAAGAGTTACCCGACGAAACAATATGGATATGGATGGAGCACATCGAGGGTGAATATGCAGGTACAGTGGAACAGTTCTCCTTTATCGCACGACAATTAGGACGGTTTAATGGTGCCTATATTACGGGAGACAAAGCATTACCCCGTTATGATTGGTTATGCAAATCCTGGCTTAAATCATGGACGACAGCCAGCCGTAAATATGCACCCAGTGTTGATACATATGTTGAAAGATTATCTAATGATGATTTAAGAACGATATGGGCTTGGTATGAAAATCTCATTAGGAAACTTGATATTGCTATTGAATCGCTTCAACGATTGCCTCGTGTATTGGCACATCAAGACTTGAGTCAAATGAATATGCTCCTTGTGACAAGCGATAACTCCACCCCTCAACTATTGCTGATTGACTGGCAATTTCTGAGTATCTCAGGTATTGGAGAGGATCTAGGTAAGATGTTTGGGGTGAATATGAGTCTAGGGATAATTCAGCCTGACCATTATGATGAATTCCAAACATCATTATATAATTCTTATTTAGAAGGACTGCGTACCGCAGGTTGGCAGGGAGATGAGAAGTTAGTGCGATATGGATTCTGTTTAAGTATGGCTTTAAGAAGTGTATGGGAAGTTCCTAAATACTTTTCAATGTTAGCTCAGTTGGAGACAGAGCCACAAAACCAAAATCTTAAAGATCGTTTATACAGACTTGAAAGGATTATCTCGATTCAAAAGGACATGCATACGGAAGTTGAGTTAATGATGCCTAAGTTAGGGTTTTGCACCGTCCATTAAACTAACGGGAAACGATAGCTTAATGAGTACACGACGGCTGCCGTTTCCGCGAAGGTAATGTAATCGCTTAAAATGCGGTTTATATGATAAAGGCTGTTGTCCAATGCAACGGCTAAAACAACTATCGGACAGAAGTTACTACGTTATGTAGGCGCACCAACTCAAGGAGTGGCTAAATATGTTGAACGGAGAAGGTTGGTAGAAGGGATGTGAAAGCATGGGCTCTTTATCCTTATTGGGTATACTGGCGGTGATTCATGCTATATTACAAATTACAATTCCAGATATAATCTTAAGCCTAAAACCATGTGGAGTTAGAACTAAAGAAGCAGTAAAAATTGGAGGTTTAATTACACTACCAATTGGTATAATTCTAATTATTGCAGATTTAGTTATATTTTAGACATTATAAGCCACATGTGAGCCATGCTCCATTGTCAGACGACAAGAACATATAGACTTTGCTACTTAGCCGATTAGATAATTATCTAATCAACTTTTATACTTACGTGGAGGAACTCGCTTTGCGGTTTGAGAAGTTAGGAACGTCGAGGGCAAAAACAGCATGGTCGACGTTTGTCTGACGACAATAAAATGAAGACTTTGAAAGTCGCATTATATGCGGCTTTTTTGTTTGAAGTAACCAAGTTCTTGTCGTAACTCAATGACAAGAACTTGGTTACTTCGCCGATTAGATGAGTGTCTAATGTCTGGGCGCATCTACAGCTTGTTAAGCTAACGGGCGATTCTTTTTGAGTTCACCAGAGTGATATGGAATACAATTGCTACGATAAATTTTACAAAAAGAAAATGTAGAATTCATAAAATCCCCCAAGTCCTTTTATATACTTAAATTGTTCGATATAGCGAATCAAAAGGACTAGGTGGTAGATACAATGTTAAAAAAACGTGATTTGCACGAATGCCATTCACTGTATAACTTGATGATGGATCCTGCAGTTTTTCCTTACGTTCGTTATAAATGCCAATCTTATGAAGAATATTTATTCATAACCAAACGGTTGATCGTTGAAGAAGAACAGGAGACAATTATTTCTAGAACGATTCTTAACGATGTGGGACATCCCATTGGTACCATTGATCTATACGATATTGTTAATAAAACAGGCTTCTTGGCCACATGGATTGGAACTCCTTATTTTGGAAAAGGTTATAACCAACGAGCGAAGGAATCCTTTTTTGCTGAACTTTTTCTTCAACATAATATCGAAACGGTATTTTTGAAGATCCGAAAACAAAATATTCGATCGAAGAAGGCGGTAGAAAAAATACCGTATGCCAAATTAGCAAATGATATAAACCAGCAAATATATAAATCGATAAATAATTCGCAACAGATCTATGATTTGTATTATGTGGAGCCGTTAGGCTTTTTAGAAAGCAGTAAAGTCATGCAAATAGAGGTTGCTACGTAGCAAACTGTGCAAAAAAACTGTATTCAAAGTGGTATTATATCCATAATAAAACAAGCCATTCTGTGTCTGCTTTAGAAATAAAAAATGTATTTAATCAGCAAATTGTGACATTTGTTAAGGACACGCATTCTGCACCTGAAGAAAATTCGATTTAAAAAAGTTCTTCTCCAAGAGTATCCCTCCGATTCTTTGAGACCCGACTTGCTCTGGCCTTTAGGACGAGGGATTTTTTGGATAATTTTAACATATCAAAGTTGAATTTTACTTTTTTTAGATGATGTATTATAAATTTGATTCGATTAATGATTGGATATAGATTTCAATCATTTTAATATTTTCTTTCCATAATAAAACAAGCCATTCTGTGTCTGCTTTAGAAATAAAAAATGTTGCAAATCCATTTATATAAGCTCCTAATAAATCATTTACTAACTCCAAGTCATTCGCGTCTAGTGTATCACCATAAAAATCATTTACTAAAATCTCAAAGAAATCAAACGGTGTTTTTTCGCTGTCTTTACCATAGATAAGATCATCAAATTCCGTATCATATGAAGACTTCACTACAAATTGCATTTGAACATTAATTAAATTTAAGTAGTCTTTATTTTTTTCTTCAATGAAGAAGAGAAAATATTTGAGCATAATATCCGCAAAAGAATCCGTTTCCTTAGCTTCTTGATAAATTTGTTCCAGTGCTTCACTCATTAACACATCAGCATAAATAAAAGCTTCTTGTTGAATAGTCTCCATAGAACCAAAGTGATGAAACACGCTTGCTTTACTAACATTTGCCTTCTTTGCTATGCTGTTGGCACTTAATGCTTCTAACCCATTTTCTGCTATTAAAGTGATTGTAGCGTGTAATAAAGCTTCTTTTGTTTTGTTCCCCTTTTTTTCTCTACCATCTATCATTACCGTTCCTCCTAGAATGGTTGTCACATTTTCTTCAGTTATTATAGCATAAAACAAATATGTTGACCGATTGGTCAGTTTTGCATAAAATATAATTGACCGTTCGGTTAGTTTTTAGTTTTGTGTGCCACCTGTTTTAAGTTTTATGAAATTTTGCTTTTGATAAAAGGAAAGGAGAGGGCCAAAAGAAAAAGGGAAAGTTACTTATTTTTGCGAGCGTACTCGCATTGTTGACGTTGTTTATATGCTTTACACAATTTTTAAGTCTTCTGAAGAGGAAGTAGGGAAAACAGAAAAGGATTTTCATCACGTACCATTT
Above is a window of Paenibacillus uliginis N3/975 DNA encoding:
- a CDS encoding phosphotransferase, whose translation is MNGAVVNITIKNNTIIDFENKSERIYACVKKCLVEEEIESLNVICDDVGYKTPNFTTSGIYCLHGIVRLQNSEDKPWSVIVKVIKPDSVEKNYAEHHNYWRREALVFNSGILNELPDFIKVARCFLVEELPDETIWIWMEHIEGEYAGTVEQFSFIARQLGRFNGAYITGDKALPRYDWLCKSWLKSWTTASRKYAPSVDTYVERLSNDDLRTIWAWYENLIRKLDIAIESLQRLPRVLAHQDLSQMNMLLVTSDNSTPQLLLIDWQFLSISGIGEDLGKMFGVNMSLGIIQPDHYDEFQTSLYNSYLEGLRTAGWQGDEKLVRYGFCLSMALRSVWEVPKYFSMLAQLETEPQNQNLKDRLYRLERIISIQKDMHTEVELMMPKLGFCTVH
- a CDS encoding GNAT family N-acetyltransferase — protein: MLKKRDLHECHSLYNLMMDPAVFPYVRYKCQSYEEYLFITKRLIVEEEQETIISRTILNDVGHPIGTIDLYDIVNKTGFLATWIGTPYFGKGYNQRAKESFFAELFLQHNIETVFLKIRKQNIRSKKAVEKIPYAKLANDINQQIYKSINNSQQIYDLYYVEPLGFLESSKVMQIEVAT
- a CDS encoding TetR/AcrR family transcriptional regulator; its protein translation is MIDGREKKGNKTKEALLHATITLIAENGLEALSANSIAKKANVSKASVFHHFGSMETIQQEAFIYADVLMSEALEQIYQEAKETDSFADIMLKYFLFFIEEKNKDYLNLINVQMQFVVKSSYDTEFDDLIYGKDSEKTPFDFFEILVNDFYGDTLDANDLELVNDLLGAYINGFATFFISKADTEWLVLLWKENIKMIEIYIQSLIESNL